A genome region from Defluviimonas aquaemixtae includes the following:
- a CDS encoding DNA-methyltransferase: MTRTAALERISRLPVDAQANVVCENNLKYMRRLDDESMQLIVTSPPYNIGKEYERRTSLDCYIEEQAACIAQAVRVLHPSGSICWQVGNHVDNGEVFPLDIILYDLFKNHGLRLRNRIVWTFGHGLHCSKRLSGRHETILWFTKTDDYVFNLDPIRVPSKYPNKKHFKGPNKGQLSSNPLGKNPSDVWEIPNVKNNHVEKADHPCQFPVGLVERLVLGLTNEGDSVLDPYVGVGSSAIAALKHDRSAYGCDLEKKYIDTAWERIHELRAGTLRTRPMNKPVYEPPTKGCAT; this comes from the coding sequence ATGACCCGGACTGCAGCACTTGAACGTATCTCCCGGCTCCCTGTTGATGCCCAGGCCAATGTTGTTTGTGAGAACAATCTCAAATACATGCGCCGTCTTGATGATGAGTCCATGCAGCTCATCGTCACCTCACCGCCCTACAATATCGGCAAGGAATATGAGCGCCGCACCTCGCTGGACTGCTATATCGAAGAGCAGGCCGCGTGCATCGCCCAGGCCGTGCGCGTCCTGCACCCGTCAGGTTCGATCTGCTGGCAGGTCGGCAACCACGTTGATAACGGCGAGGTCTTCCCGCTCGACATCATCCTGTATGATCTGTTCAAGAACCACGGCCTGCGGCTGCGCAACCGGATTGTCTGGACCTTCGGGCACGGCCTGCACTGCTCCAAGCGTCTGTCTGGCCGCCATGAGACGATCCTGTGGTTCACCAAGACCGACGATTATGTCTTCAACCTCGATCCAATCCGGGTGCCGTCCAAATATCCGAACAAGAAACACTTCAAGGGGCCGAACAAGGGACAGCTCTCCAGCAATCCGCTCGGCAAGAACCCCTCGGATGTCTGGGAAATCCCCAACGTCAAGAATAACCATGTCGAAAAGGCCGACCATCCCTGTCAGTTTCCGGTCGGCCTTGTCGAACGTCTTGTTCTCGGTCTCACAAATGAGGGCGATAGTGTCCTTGATCCGTATGTCGGCGTTGGGTCTTCGGCGATTGCCGCTCTGAAGCATGATCGCTCGGCCTACGGCTGCGATCTTGAGAAAAAATACATCGATACGGCGTGGGAGCGGATCCACGAGCTGCGTGCCGGTACGCTGCGCACTCGTCCGATGAACAAGCCTGTCTATGAGCCTCCAACAAAGGGCTGTGCTACATGA
- a CDS encoding tyrosine-type recombinase/integrase, translating to MSDIRKRTGAKGTTYQVRYPSSATKSGYAYKTFSTQKEARAFLEGGNTKLSCQNRESGVTSVGDAIDFWLDVCEKEGRDEREPVSPATLENYRWRARTMKKFNWDKQLCEVEEPDVIAFRSWLKRNCTPDQGQKVMSSFHSVLIEMKRRGYISADPAENVTLRTSARHKEPVSIPTLEDMQEILRAADRLANSKNNEIAAAWERYRPMIYLAADSGMRPQEYLVLPVAAIDERGVRVVQALDRSNRIGPPKTKAGRRYIPVGDATLDMVRHYASKHDNCGGFAFPTRREGDFQRYNVYVRRGFHKLMDEAGMVSERRDGKSVKLIRRYRPYSLRHFFASMLIEQKKSLKFIQSVMGHENIKMTFDVYGHIIRRKEIDEIDEEGGILRYLSDESCGKSVAKNT from the coding sequence ATGTCTGACATAAGAAAAAGAACAGGCGCGAAGGGAACGACCTACCAGGTCCGTTATCCGAGCAGCGCCACAAAATCGGGTTATGCCTACAAAACATTCAGCACCCAGAAGGAGGCGCGCGCTTTCTTGGAAGGTGGGAACACTAAACTGTCGTGCCAGAATCGGGAAAGCGGCGTCACGTCTGTTGGTGATGCGATCGATTTTTGGCTGGACGTCTGTGAGAAAGAGGGACGCGACGAGCGTGAACCTGTTTCCCCAGCCACCCTTGAGAATTACCGTTGGCGCGCGAGAACAATGAAGAAATTCAACTGGGACAAGCAGTTATGCGAAGTTGAAGAGCCAGACGTCATTGCCTTTCGGTCCTGGCTCAAACGCAACTGTACACCTGATCAGGGGCAGAAGGTCATGTCTTCTTTTCATTCCGTTCTCATCGAGATGAAGCGTCGCGGCTATATCTCAGCAGACCCGGCAGAGAATGTGACGCTCAGAACAAGTGCGCGTCACAAGGAGCCGGTGAGTATCCCTACACTTGAAGACATGCAAGAGATACTACGGGCGGCGGATCGTCTGGCGAATTCGAAAAACAACGAAATTGCAGCCGCATGGGAGCGGTACAGGCCTATGATCTATCTCGCGGCGGACAGCGGAATGCGCCCCCAGGAGTACCTCGTTCTCCCAGTTGCGGCGATTGACGAGCGTGGCGTCCGGGTCGTTCAGGCACTCGACCGCAGCAATCGAATAGGACCGCCGAAGACTAAAGCCGGGCGACGCTATATTCCCGTTGGTGATGCCACGCTCGATATGGTCCGCCACTATGCCTCTAAACATGACAATTGTGGAGGCTTTGCCTTTCCTACTCGGCGAGAAGGTGATTTTCAAAGATACAACGTCTATGTACGACGCGGATTTCACAAGCTGATGGATGAAGCAGGCATGGTCAGTGAGAGACGCGATGGCAAATCGGTCAAATTGATACGACGTTACAGACCATACTCGCTACGGCACTTCTTTGCTTCAATGTTGATAGAGCAAAAGAAAAGTTTAAAGTTTATTCAGTCTGTAATGGGACACGAAAATATTAAGATGACATTCGATGTATACGGCCACATTATCAGAAGGAAGGAAATTGATGAAATTGACGAGGAGGGTGGTATACTTCGATATCTGAGCGACGAAAGTTGTGGCAAATCTGTGGCAAAAAACACCTAA
- a CDS encoding helix-turn-helix transcriptional regulator, giving the protein MTGDRHTERSIKLLLDYPAAANALSMSRGALRDLVYKGRGPVVTKIGNRTFFAVSDLETFVDAHRECPQSTNRT; this is encoded by the coding sequence ATGACCGGAGACAGACATACGGAGCGCAGCATCAAGCTGTTGCTCGACTACCCTGCGGCGGCAAATGCACTATCAATGTCGCGCGGGGCGCTCCGTGATCTAGTCTATAAGGGCCGCGGCCCTGTCGTCACGAAGATCGGCAACCGGACATTCTTCGCTGTTAGCGACCTTGAAACTTTCGTCGACGCACATCGCGAATGCCCACAATCTACCAACCGGACCTGA
- a CDS encoding HEAT repeat domain-containing protein, translating into MAEHAFISYVREDSAIVDRLATELRSNGVIVWLDRDDILPGHFWKDAIKKAISEGGYFIACFSQELQSREETYMHGELRLAIDRLRGMPRERTWFIPVLLNKTEIPNHPISDFENLSEINFIELYDNWDESIVKLLTSMGITDTDAKSVRQIANLIKIDPNQKKHAIRSLMEILKTNGDDTSIKYALLSKSAKVRDAALRYLTEQGRGKKEAIELLKTIMSDVASCQLEELSDQELREELQIIEEFCNLADGFVPRLASIAEQSTSESITGALLSTISNVGTIESNSITYLSRFLQNTSPYVKDCAIFSVSRFGRLADKVCSEISAATGDVQIRESTAYAIGELFSGKAYQISRLKELLRDENGEVRRAALHAVVRIHKHYVVSEKFLNEVRTCLRDENVKVVSEALEALYYGRCVSVDELETLINLLSSDDEKIRCDACDLISMLGPEAAPATSALLSNLSHENRNVVRAAINVLGSIGPDASEASERLIELIMDNDREIARASVLALGSIGA; encoded by the coding sequence ATGGCCGAACACGCGTTTATCTCCTATGTACGGGAAGACAGCGCAATCGTTGACCGACTTGCAACCGAACTTCGGTCAAATGGTGTTATCGTCTGGCTTGATAGGGACGACATACTTCCCGGGCATTTTTGGAAAGACGCGATTAAGAAGGCGATATCCGAGGGAGGCTATTTTATTGCCTGTTTCTCTCAAGAATTGCAAAGCCGCGAAGAAACGTACATGCATGGCGAATTGCGCCTTGCAATCGATCGGTTGCGAGGCATGCCTCGCGAAAGAACTTGGTTCATACCTGTATTACTTAACAAAACAGAAATCCCCAATCATCCAATTTCCGATTTCGAAAATTTATCTGAAATAAACTTTATTGAATTGTATGACAACTGGGATGAATCAATTGTAAAATTGCTTACCTCAATGGGCATAACAGACACCGATGCAAAGTCTGTAAGACAGATTGCCAATCTAATAAAAATCGATCCTAATCAGAAGAAACACGCGATTCGGAGTTTGATGGAAATCCTGAAAACTAATGGGGACGATACGTCAATAAAATATGCTCTACTTTCGAAGAGCGCAAAAGTACGCGATGCAGCGCTAAGATATTTAACGGAGCAGGGGCGCGGGAAGAAAGAGGCGATCGAGCTTTTAAAAACGATTATGTCTGATGTCGCAAGCTGCCAACTAGAAGAATTGAGTGATCAAGAACTTCGAGAAGAACTTCAAATTATTGAGGAGTTCTGCAATCTAGCAGATGGCTTTGTACCGCGTTTGGCATCGATCGCAGAACAATCTACGTCAGAGAGTATTACAGGCGCATTATTGAGCACTATCTCGAATGTTGGAACTATCGAAAGTAACTCTATCACATACCTTTCGAGATTTCTGCAAAACACTTCACCGTATGTAAAGGACTGTGCGATATTCTCGGTATCTCGGTTTGGAAGACTAGCAGATAAGGTCTGCTCAGAGATATCAGCGGCCACCGGAGACGTTCAAATAAGAGAGAGTACTGCATATGCGATCGGTGAGCTATTCTCCGGCAAAGCGTATCAAATATCACGGTTGAAAGAACTACTTCGTGATGAGAACGGGGAAGTTCGCAGGGCGGCACTGCATGCAGTAGTTCGCATTCATAAACATTACGTGGTTTCTGAGAAATTCTTGAATGAAGTTCGCACGTGCCTAAGAGATGAGAATGTAAAGGTTGTTTCGGAGGCGCTTGAAGCACTTTATTATGGTCGGTGCGTCTCAGTTGACGAACTAGAGACACTCATAAATCTGCTCTCCAGTGATGATGAAAAAATAAGGTGCGACGCATGTGATCTTATTTCAATGCTTGGCCCTGAGGCGGCACCAGCAACATCTGCATTACTTTCCAATCTTTCGCATGAAAACCGGAATGTTGTCCGTGCGGCCATCAATGTATTAGGCTCGATAGGTCCCGATGCGTCGGAAGCGAGTGAACGCCTTATTGAACTGATTATGGACAATGATCGGGAAATCGCTCGGGCTTCTGTTCTTGCGCTCGGTAGTATTGGCGCGTAG
- a CDS encoding tyrosine-type recombinase/integrase, translating to MASITKRANGQWQVKIRRKGWPARSGTFKTKKLAEDWAHRIESEMAAGHFVDRTPSQRTTFGELIGLYLRDVTDKRPGEGSRIAERSRLERFLREEGELCAYAVANLTPEHFEAYRDRRLAHTNRSGKPLSAGTVKRELTLLKRVIDYRKRRLGLLINPLNTDDVARPAVNDERDVRLTREEIARLLEACGEVRNPWLRPFVELGFETGGRRGSLLSLEWKDVDLAGRKLIFRGVKNSRNPDKVIDHTVPLSPRAIAVLQSMPRSVDGRVFPMTPNAFRQAFNRARKKAGLEHFRFHDTRHERVSSLFEAGWSDTTVMTLSGHKDPKSLKRYANLRPDHLADELAKLEKRKLKDNLRSDESGSEGKKR from the coding sequence ATGGCGTCCATCACCAAACGCGCAAACGGCCAGTGGCAGGTGAAGATTCGCCGCAAGGGCTGGCCTGCGCGCTCCGGCACCTTCAAAACCAAAAAACTGGCCGAAGACTGGGCGCACCGTATCGAGAGCGAAATGGCCGCCGGTCACTTCGTCGATCGCACGCCAAGCCAGCGCACCACGTTTGGCGAACTGATCGGGCTCTATCTTCGCGACGTAACCGACAAGCGCCCAGGTGAAGGCTCGCGCATCGCCGAGCGCTCGCGGCTTGAGCGCTTCCTGCGCGAGGAAGGCGAGTTGTGCGCCTATGCGGTGGCCAATCTGACCCCCGAGCATTTCGAGGCCTATCGCGACCGCCGTCTTGCCCACACCAATCGCAGCGGCAAGCCCCTGTCCGCAGGTACGGTCAAACGGGAACTGACCCTGCTCAAACGCGTGATCGATTATCGCAAGCGTCGCCTTGGACTGCTCATCAATCCACTGAACACTGACGACGTGGCGCGGCCCGCCGTCAATGACGAGCGCGATGTCAGGCTGACCCGTGAAGAGATAGCACGTCTACTCGAAGCCTGCGGTGAAGTCCGAAATCCCTGGCTGCGCCCGTTCGTCGAACTCGGTTTTGAAACCGGCGGACGGCGGGGCAGCCTTCTGAGCCTTGAATGGAAGGACGTTGATCTTGCCGGGCGCAAGCTGATTTTCCGCGGCGTGAAGAATAGCCGCAATCCGGACAAGGTGATTGATCACACTGTGCCGCTTTCGCCGCGCGCGATCGCAGTGCTGCAGTCAATGCCCCGCAGTGTAGATGGACGCGTCTTTCCGATGACTCCGAACGCCTTTCGGCAGGCTTTCAACCGCGCGCGTAAGAAGGCGGGGCTGGAGCATTTCCGCTTTCACGATACGCGCCACGAGCGCGTGTCTTCGCTGTTCGAGGCGGGCTGGTCGGATACTACCGTTATGACGCTGAGCGGCCACAAAGACCCGAAAAGCCTGAAGCGCTATGCCAATCTACGCCCCGACCATCTGGCTGATGAACTTGCGAAGTTGGAAAAAAGGAAGCTGAAAGATAACCTGAGAAGCGACGAGTCGGGTTCAGAAGGCAAAAAGCGTTAG
- a CDS encoding cysteine desulfurase, whose amino-acid sequence MYDVQTVRTDFPILSREVNGKPLVYLDNGASAQKPRVVIDAMTHAYEMEYANVHRGLHYLSTVATEKYEAVRGIVARFLNAPDPEEVVFTTGTTEGINLVSYGWAAPRMEAGDEIVLSVLEHHANIVPWHFLRERQGVILKWVEPDPDGALDPEKVIAAIGPRTKLVAVTQMSNVTGTMVDVAAICRGAKERGVPVLVDGSQGAVHSKISIPDIGCDFYAITGHKLYGPSGSGAIWIAKERMAEMRPFLGGGDMIRDVYRDAVTYNDPPMKFEAGTPGIVQQIGMGVALEYLMGLGMENIAAHEAGLRDYASGRFKGLNWLNLQGTAVGKGAIFSFTLEGPAHAHDISTVLDKKGVAVRAGTHCAMPLLEFFGVTATCRASFGLYNTKAEVDALVEALELCRELFA is encoded by the coding sequence ATGTACGACGTCCAAACGGTCCGCACCGACTTCCCGATTCTTTCACGCGAGGTGAACGGCAAGCCGCTCGTCTATCTCGACAACGGCGCGTCAGCCCAGAAGCCGCGCGTGGTGATCGACGCGATGACTCATGCCTACGAGATGGAATACGCCAACGTCCATCGCGGGCTTCACTACCTGTCGACCGTCGCGACCGAGAAGTACGAGGCCGTGCGAGGCATCGTCGCGCGGTTCCTGAACGCGCCCGATCCCGAAGAGGTCGTCTTCACGACGGGCACCACCGAGGGGATCAACCTCGTCTCGTACGGTTGGGCGGCTCCACGGATGGAGGCGGGCGATGAAATCGTGCTGAGCGTTCTGGAGCATCACGCAAACATCGTTCCCTGGCACTTCCTGCGCGAGCGGCAGGGTGTGATCCTGAAATGGGTGGAACCCGATCCCGATGGCGCCCTCGACCCGGAGAAGGTGATCGCCGCGATCGGACCCCGGACGAAACTCGTCGCCGTCACGCAGATGTCGAACGTCACCGGCACCATGGTCGATGTAGCGGCGATTTGCCGGGGAGCGAAGGAAAGAGGTGTCCCGGTCCTCGTCGACGGCTCTCAGGGCGCGGTGCACAGCAAGATCTCGATTCCCGATATCGGCTGCGACTTCTACGCGATCACCGGGCACAAGCTCTATGGCCCGTCGGGCTCGGGAGCTATCTGGATCGCGAAGGAGCGGATGGCGGAGATGCGCCCCTTCCTCGGCGGCGGCGATATGATCCGCGACGTCTACCGCGACGCCGTGACCTATAACGACCCGCCTATGAAGTTCGAGGCGGGCACGCCCGGCATCGTCCAGCAGATCGGAATGGGCGTGGCGCTGGAATATCTCATGGGGCTCGGGATGGAGAACATCGCCGCCCACGAGGCGGGGCTCAGAGACTATGCGTCCGGCCGGTTCAAAGGGCTGAACTGGCTGAACCTTCAAGGCACCGCGGTCGGCAAGGGGGCAATATTCTCGTTCACGCTGGAAGGCCCCGCGCATGCCCACGACATCTCGACAGTGCTCGACAAGAAGGGGGTCGCGGTCCGCGCGGGTACCCACTGCGCGATGCCGCTTCTGGAGTTCTTCGGCGTCACCGCGACCTGCCGAGCGTCCTTTGGCCTCTACAACACCAAGGCCGAAGTCGACGCGCTCGTCGAGGCGCTGGAATTGTGCCGCGAACTCTTCGCGTAG
- a CDS encoding YIP1 family protein yields MTAGLSPLFADLVRQTIRNPQGAARRLIALDPPMEARWIGLFLVTILALLITRVAILTMPTGTEPQFFAMLAHPWLGIPLQAGSMVVMAAGIAGGGRIFGGTGRFADALLLVVWLQVMLTLLQAVQFFALLILPPLGALIAFAAIGVFLWFLVHFTAALHDFTNLPLVFFGLLVGFVTLVVALAVLLMLLGVSPPVEAV; encoded by the coding sequence ATGACGGCCGGACTCAGCCCCCTGTTCGCAGACCTCGTCCGGCAGACGATCCGCAACCCGCAAGGCGCGGCCCGGCGGCTGATCGCCCTCGACCCACCGATGGAGGCACGCTGGATCGGGCTATTCCTGGTCACGATCCTCGCGCTCCTGATCACCCGGGTCGCAATTCTCACGATGCCCACCGGGACCGAACCGCAGTTCTTTGCGATGCTGGCCCATCCCTGGCTCGGCATACCGCTCCAGGCGGGGTCGATGGTCGTCATGGCCGCGGGGATCGCGGGCGGCGGTCGTATTTTCGGCGGCACCGGTCGCTTCGCCGACGCGCTTTTGCTGGTCGTATGGCTGCAGGTGATGCTGACGCTGCTGCAGGCAGTTCAGTTCTTTGCGCTCTTGATCCTGCCGCCGCTCGGCGCACTCATCGCTTTCGCGGCGATCGGCGTGTTTCTCTGGTTCCTCGTTCACTTCACCGCCGCGCTGCACGACTTCACCAACCTGCCGCTCGTTTTCTTCGGGCTGCTCGTCGGATTCGTCACGCTTGTCGTCGCCCTTGCCGTCCTGCTCATGCTGCTCGGGGTTTCCCCGCCGGTGGAGGCTGTCTGA
- a CDS encoding YIP1 family protein, whose amino-acid sequence MAVTDDIVATYRRPRHVLRRLLAAEAHEARPLAYLIAALIVVYIAQWPALSRADVLAGPDSPVPFTQRMVAAFLGVFALLPAFYLVAALSHIAARILGGQGSFYAARLALFWAFLAVTPLMLLRGLVAGLTGAGPALTATGSLALAAFLWFWLSGLAAAEWGETR is encoded by the coding sequence ATGGCGGTCACCGACGATATCGTCGCCACTTATCGGCGGCCAAGGCATGTGCTCAGGCGGCTACTTGCCGCCGAGGCCCACGAGGCGCGGCCGCTCGCCTATCTCATCGCGGCGTTGATCGTGGTCTACATCGCGCAGTGGCCGGCCCTGTCGCGCGCCGACGTGCTGGCCGGGCCGGACAGTCCCGTGCCCTTCACCCAGCGGATGGTGGCCGCCTTCCTCGGAGTCTTCGCGCTTCTGCCGGCCTTCTACCTTGTCGCCGCCCTCAGCCACATCGCGGCGCGCATCCTTGGCGGGCAGGGCAGCTTCTATGCCGCGCGGCTCGCGCTTTTCTGGGCCTTCCTGGCGGTCACGCCACTCATGCTGCTGCGCGGGCTCGTCGCGGGACTTACCGGCGCGGGTCCGGCCCTGACCGCGACCGGGAGCCTCGCGCTTGCCGCTTTCCTGTGGTTCTGGCTCTCGGGCCTCGCCGCCGCCGAATGGGGAGAAACACGATGA
- a CDS encoding SufB/SufD family protein, which produces MAAPAKKDPRRAAATEALLDALNLPVGGFTAQARSRARARLEEMGLPTRRDEYWKWTDPTSLITAEAPNAAVFESDEPPVFGAIDCLKLVFVDGVFDATASDDASLAGVEIALLSEAGRADIHWAQELYGMLEARGQSPVVRPLAALNTAAATDGVLIRASGKAAKPVHLIYRHASDSSDAVLHHCVKVEAGAELTLLESGPAAARLNNVLEVDIADGGRFHHVRTQGRDHERRAVTHTFARVGDAALFKSFTATVNGQLTRNECVIEIAGDNAVAHVAGVALGDGSYGKFHHDDTVFVTHDAVDCESRQVFKKVLKNGATGVFQGKILVRPDAQKTDGYQISQSLLLDEDSQFLAKPELEIYADDVKCSHGSTTGAIDETALFYLRSRGIAKEDATALLILSFLADAIEEIEDEAIAAEIVSRLEGWVQRRKG; this is translated from the coding sequence ATGGCAGCACCTGCAAAAAAGGACCCACGGCGCGCGGCGGCGACCGAGGCACTTCTGGACGCCCTCAACCTGCCGGTGGGTGGCTTCACGGCTCAGGCACGGTCGCGCGCGCGCGCTCGGCTCGAAGAGATGGGGCTCCCGACGCGGCGCGACGAATACTGGAAATGGACCGACCCGACGTCACTCATCACGGCGGAGGCGCCGAATGCGGCGGTGTTCGAGAGCGATGAACCGCCCGTCTTCGGCGCGATCGACTGCTTGAAACTCGTCTTCGTCGACGGCGTATTCGATGCGACCGCCTCGGACGACGCATCGCTCGCCGGCGTGGAGATTGCGCTTCTGTCCGAAGCGGGCAGGGCGGACATCCACTGGGCGCAGGAGCTTTACGGCATGCTCGAGGCGCGGGGCCAGTCTCCGGTCGTCCGGCCGCTTGCCGCGTTGAACACCGCCGCGGCAACGGATGGAGTCCTGATCCGGGCGTCGGGCAAGGCCGCCAAGCCGGTCCACCTGATCTACCGCCATGCCTCTGACAGTTCGGATGCGGTCCTGCATCACTGCGTGAAAGTCGAGGCCGGGGCGGAGCTGACGCTGCTGGAAAGCGGCCCGGCGGCGGCACGGCTTAACAACGTACTCGAGGTCGATATCGCTGATGGCGGGCGCTTTCACCACGTCCGGACGCAGGGGCGCGACCACGAACGCCGCGCGGTGACACACACATTCGCGCGCGTCGGCGATGCCGCTCTCTTCAAGTCCTTCACCGCAACCGTGAACGGTCAGTTGACGCGCAACGAATGCGTGATCGAGATCGCTGGCGACAACGCCGTCGCCCACGTCGCGGGCGTCGCGCTTGGCGATGGCAGCTACGGCAAGTTCCATCATGACGACACGGTCTTCGTCACCCATGACGCGGTGGACTGCGAAAGCCGGCAGGTCTTCAAGAAGGTCCTGAAGAACGGCGCGACCGGCGTTTTCCAGGGCAAGATCCTCGTTAGACCGGACGCCCAGAAGACCGACGGCTACCAGATCAGCCAGTCGCTGCTTCTCGACGAGGACAGCCAGTTTCTGGCCAAGCCGGAACTGGAGATCTATGCCGACGACGTGAAATGTTCGCACGGCTCCACGACCGGTGCGATCGACGAGACGGCCCTGTTCTACCTGCGCTCTCGCGGGATCGCCAAGGAGGATGCGACGGCGCTTCTAATCCTGTCGTTCCTCGCCGATGCGATCGAGGAAATCGAGGATGAGGCGATCGCGGCCGAGATCGTTTCGCGGCTGGAAGGCTGGGTTCAGCGCAGGAAGGGCTGA
- the sufC gene encoding Fe-S cluster assembly ATPase SufC, with the protein MLEIKNLHVKLEEEDKAILKGVDLKVEAGSVHAIMGPNGSGKSTLSYVLSGRDGYEVTAGDATLDDEDLLEMDPEERAAAGLFLAFQYPVEIPGVGNMTFLRTALNAQRKARGEEEIGAGEFLKLVREKAKTLHIDAEMLKRPVNVGFSGGEKKRNEILQMAVLEPRMCVLDETDSGLDVDAMKLVAEGVNALRDKGRAFLVITHYQRLLDHITPDVVHIMVDGRIVKSGGPELALEVEKNGYADILAEMA; encoded by the coding sequence ATGCTCGAAATCAAGAACCTGCATGTCAAACTTGAAGAAGAAGACAAGGCGATCCTCAAGGGCGTCGACCTGAAGGTCGAGGCCGGTTCGGTCCATGCGATCATGGGGCCGAACGGGTCGGGCAAGTCCACCTTGTCCTACGTCCTGTCCGGCCGTGACGGCTACGAGGTGACCGCCGGCGACGCGACGCTAGACGACGAGGACCTTCTGGAAATGGACCCGGAGGAGCGCGCGGCCGCTGGACTGTTCCTCGCCTTCCAGTACCCGGTCGAAATCCCGGGGGTGGGCAACATGACGTTCCTCAGGACCGCGCTCAACGCGCAGCGCAAGGCGCGCGGCGAGGAGGAGATCGGCGCGGGCGAGTTTCTCAAGCTCGTGCGCGAGAAGGCCAAGACCCTGCACATCGACGCCGAGATGCTGAAGCGGCCCGTGAACGTGGGCTTTTCGGGCGGCGAGAAGAAGCGCAACGAGATCCTGCAGATGGCGGTGCTGGAGCCGCGCATGTGCGTGCTGGACGAAACCGATTCCGGTCTCGACGTCGATGCGATGAAGCTCGTGGCCGAGGGCGTCAACGCGCTGCGCGACAAGGGCCGGGCCTTTCTCGTCATCACGCATTACCAGCGGCTGCTCGACCACATCACGCCGGATGTGGTCCATATCATGGTCGATGGCCGGATCGTAAAATCCGGCGGGCCGGAGCTTGCCCTGGAGGTCGAGAAAAACGGCTACGCCGACATCCTGGCGGAGATGGCCTGA
- a CDS encoding heavy metal-binding domain-containing protein, with the protein MIVTTTPSVEGRQISRYHGIVTGEAILGANIFRDLFAGIRDIVGGRSAAYEQELGRARETALTEMRERAEAMGANAIVGVDLDYEVINNMLMVSASGTAVTI; encoded by the coding sequence ATGATCGTGACGACAACGCCCTCGGTCGAGGGACGCCAGATCAGCCGGTACCACGGCATCGTCACCGGCGAGGCAATCCTGGGCGCCAACATATTCCGCGATCTTTTCGCCGGAATCCGCGACATCGTGGGCGGCCGTTCGGCGGCCTACGAGCAGGAGCTTGGCCGTGCGCGCGAGACGGCGCTCACCGAGATGCGCGAACGGGCCGAAGCGATGGGCGCGAACGCCATCGTGGGGGTCGATCTCGACTACGAGGTGATCAACAACATGCTGATGGTATCGGCGTCGGGCACGGCTGTGACGATCTGA